The Crocosphaera subtropica ATCC 51142 genome includes a window with the following:
- a CDS encoding iron uptake porin, translating to MKGYPHLTFYGERSLTRWEFVAGLNACLNTIERLLQNNVAVLREDIEIFKRLAKAFDEDLQVIGTRLSNLENRTAYLEDHQFSTTTKLAGSVVFSASDVYGTDNRKNNAILDYRTNFNFITSFTGNDLLISSFYAGNTPLDISFNLATTDVPTPSGITLPLPTAEGTLSSQFAGNTNNQLKL from the coding sequence TTGAAAGGATATCCTCACTTAACCTTTTATGGAGAACGATCCTTAACCCGTTGGGAATTTGTGGCCGGGTTAAATGCTTGTTTAAATACCATTGAACGTTTATTGCAAAATAATGTAGCAGTTTTAAGAGAAGACATTGAAATATTTAAACGCCTTGCAAAAGCCTTTGACGAAGATTTACAGGTTATTGGAACTCGCTTAAGTAACTTAGAAAACCGTACTGCCTATCTCGAAGATCATCAATTTTCTACCACTACTAAACTCGCCGGTTCGGTGGTATTTTCTGCTAGTGATGTATACGGAACCGATAACCGTAAAAACAATGCAATTTTAGACTATCGAACCAATTTTAACTTTATCACCAGTTTTACAGGAAACGACCTGTTAATTAGCAGTTTTTATGCAGGGAATACCCCCTTAGACATTAGTTTTAACCTTGCCACTACCGATGTACCGACTCCATCAGGTATTACCCTTCCCCTACCCACCGCAGAAGGTACATTATCCTCTCAGTTTGCAGGGAATACCAACAACCAACTGAAACTATAG
- a CDS encoding IS630 family transposase (programmed frameshift), protein MRPYSIDLRNKIIEIWKKEKISIRKLAQHFGVSKSFIQKLIKKYKETGDIRPLPQGGRPPCKLNSEQLIILIELMEKNNDATFEELSELLEKATGVKVGKSTIGRISQKLNYSLKKKTLYAPEKENVKVLKKRVEYWKVIRGIRVENLVFIDESGVNLAMLRLYARSLKGTRARGEKPQKRGHNISIIGALFLEKILAFANIYGSVNGVTFEAFIVTELVPKLWTGACVVMDNAKIHLGEIVREAIEEAGASLMYLPPYSPEFSPIENFWSKVKAILRKIKARNYKDLIDSLTFAMLQVTQKDIRNWFAHCCYCTS, encoded by the exons ATGAGACCTTACTCAATAGACCTAAGAAATAAGATTATAGAAATTTGGAAAAAAGAGAAAATTTCTATAAGAAAACTAGCTCAACACTTTGGAGTATCGAAAAGTTTTATTCAAAAATTAATTAAAAAATATAAAGAAACTGGAGATATTAGACCTCTACCCCAAGGAGGAAGACCTCCCTGTAAACTAAATAGCGAACAATTAATAATCTTAATTGAGCTAATGGAAAAGAATAATGATGCCACTTTTGAAGAATTATCAGAGTTGCTTGAAAAAGCAACAGGAGTAAAAGTTGGAAAAAGTACCATAGGGAGAATAAGTCAAAAACTGAATTATTCTCTTAA AAAAAAAACCTTATATGCTCCTGAAAAAGAAAATGTTAAAGTGCTAAAGAAAAGAGTAGAGTATTGGAAAGTTATCAGAGGAATAAGAGTAGAAAACTTAGTCTTTATAGACGAATCAGGAGTCAATCTAGCAATGCTTAGGTTATATGCTAGGTCATTAAAAGGAACAAGAGCTAGGGGGGAAAAGCCACAAAAGCGAGGGCATAATATCTCGATAATAGGAGCATTATTTTTAGAAAAAATATTAGCTTTTGCTAATATTTATGGTTCAGTAAATGGAGTGACTTTTGAAGCTTTTATTGTTACAGAATTAGTGCCTAAATTATGGACAGGTGCTTGTGTTGTTATGGATAATGCTAAAATTCATTTAGGAGAAATAGTCAGAGAGGCTATTGAAGAAGCTGGAGCTAGTTTAATGTATTTACCCCCTTATTCTCCTGAGTTTTCTCCCATTGAAAACTTTTGGTCAAAGGTCAAAGCTATTTTAAGAAAAATTAAAGCAAGAAACTATAAAGATTTAATAGATTCTCTTACTTTTGCCATGTTACAAGTAACTCAAAAAGATATTCGTAACTGGTTTGCTCATTGCTGTTACTGTACTTCATAA
- a CDS encoding carbohydrate porin — MGNAILSFQYTFPVDDKLRLNFAGSITAFHPLVPTLKPYIDDLDGGKGSISEFGQRNPIYAASGGGTGLMLNYKFTDGLKLSAGYLADGLTAGNPRQGNGLFNGGYGALGQLTWDITDGFSIAGVYVNEYAPPGRFGFNYNGLGVSGTAVANSLAGQDIPFGGVFGVEQFPTI; from the coding sequence ATGGGAAATGCTATACTATCCTTTCAATACACCTTTCCCGTTGATGACAAACTAAGACTAAATTTTGCAGGTAGTATCACCGCTTTCCACCCCTTAGTCCCCACCCTAAAACCTTATATAGACGACCTTGACGGGGGGAAAGGGTCAATTTCTGAGTTTGGACAACGTAACCCCATCTATGCGGCCAGTGGCGGTGGAACGGGGTTAATGCTTAATTATAAGTTTACCGACGGTTTAAAACTCTCTGCCGGTTATTTAGCCGATGGGTTAACCGCCGGTAACCCCCGTCAAGGCAATGGCTTATTTAATGGAGGTTATGGGGCATTAGGCCAGTTAACCTGGGACATAACGGATGGTTTTTCTATTGCCGGGGTATATGTCAACGAGTATGCACCACCCGGACGCTTTGGCTTTAATTATAATGGCCTAGGAGTCAGTGGTACAGCAGTGGCTAACTCGTTAGCGGGGCAAGATATTCCCTTTGGTGGGGTGTTTGGGGTGGAACAGTTTCCCACTATATAG
- a CDS encoding carbohydrate porin, giving the protein MGWNSFPLYSNAYGVNFSWRTSPEFTVNGWFTTTNARLIGRGDGNILTYALTFAFPDLGKEGNLLGFVVGAQPYLTDFEGGNPQALRIIESNFS; this is encoded by the coding sequence TTGGGGTGGAACAGTTTCCCACTATATAGTAATGCTTACGGAGTCAACTTTTCTTGGCGCACCAGTCCAGAATTTACCGTTAATGGTTGGTTTACCACTACAAATGCTCGTTTAATTGGTCGAGGAGATGGCAATATATTAACCTACGCTTTAACCTTTGCCTTTCCTGACTTGGGAAAAGAAGGAAACTTACTGGGGTTTGTAGTCGGCGCACAACCCTATTTAACGGACTTTGAAGGAGGAAACCCCCAAGCGTTAAGAATAATTGAGAGCAACTTCTCTTGA
- a CDS encoding MarC family protein, with protein sequence MKSKVFPHFRLTKHCLMAVILSLVTLLTLWFSVNFPVVATLPTDRVIETATPLEQPFLLAQAESETESPKTDPDRYQSWEKQNLSELQQFRGVLSAGNIFIIFFVTLGPIKIIPTFIKLTQNADDDLRKSLALNGAGLATIVIVLVVLIGGNILTRWTVSMSALLMAAGIMLFLASLQAVMSQYKGSAENEPLLEPSMKLLINPLTFPTILPPYGIALALILMVFNNRISDRPFIVPVMLILVMMLNLLAMLFARPILKTIKLPTLRIAGLVLGVMQLALGIEIILIGIHIQALILEDLLKLN encoded by the coding sequence ATGAAATCTAAAGTTTTTCCCCATTTTCGATTAACAAAGCATTGCTTGATGGCTGTTATCTTATCTCTTGTCACTCTGTTAACCCTTTGGTTCTCAGTTAACTTCCCCGTTGTAGCTACTCTGCCAACCGATAGAGTCATAGAAACAGCAACCCCCCTAGAGCAACCCTTTCTATTAGCTCAAGCTGAGTCAGAAACCGAGTCCCCTAAGACAGACCCTGACAGATATCAAAGTTGGGAAAAACAAAACCTAAGCGAGTTACAACAATTTCGTGGCGTTTTAAGTGCCGGTAATATTTTTATTATCTTCTTCGTAACCTTAGGCCCGATTAAAATTATTCCTACCTTCATCAAACTCACCCAAAATGCCGATGATGATCTCCGAAAAAGTTTAGCCCTTAATGGTGCAGGACTGGCAACCATTGTTATTGTCTTGGTGGTTCTCATTGGTGGCAATATTCTCACTAGATGGACGGTGAGTATGTCTGCATTGCTGATGGCTGCCGGTATTATGTTATTCCTAGCCTCTTTACAAGCAGTGATGTCTCAATACAAAGGTTCGGCAGAAAATGAACCCTTGCTAGAACCCTCCATGAAACTGTTGATCAATCCTTTGACGTTTCCCACCATTTTGCCCCCTTATGGGATTGCCCTGGCTTTAATTTTAATGGTGTTTAATAATCGCATTTCTGACCGTCCTTTTATTGTTCCGGTCATGCTAATTCTAGTTATGATGTTAAATTTATTAGCCATGTTGTTCGCTCGTCCCATCTTAAAAACCATTAAATTACCCACATTACGAATAGCAGGATTAGTGTTAGGGGTGATGCAATTAGCATTAGGGATAGAGATCATTCTCATTGGTATTCATATTCAAGCACTCATTTTAGAAGACCTTTTAAAACTCAATTAA
- a CDS encoding arylsulfatase, translating into MMKPIEFIEVRRSLKQIIKSLCAIALSLTFLLVDGLSLSQTAVAQVYEPAPALVESMTTSKPNIVVIWGDDIGQSDLSIYTRGLMGFKTPNIDRVAEEGMLFTDYYGEQSCTAGRSAFITGQSVFRTGLSKVGMPGADIGLQAEDPTIAEMLKPLGYDTAQFGKNHLGDKDKFLPTNHGFDEFYGNLYHLNAEEEPELPDYPTPEDFPEFRKRYGPRGVIHSFADGRIEDTGPLTKKRMETIDDDIANRSVEYIKKHATAAEPFFMWTNFTHMHFRTHTKPESLGQAGRWQSPYHDTMIDHDKNVGQVLDALDEAGLTDNTIVIYSTDNGPHMNTWPDAAMTPFRGEKDTGWEGAFRVPFMIRWPGHIEPGTVSNDIISHLDWMPTLLAAAGDPDVKEKLLKGYRVGRKNYKVHLDGYNFLPYITGETEESPRDEYFYFSDDGDLLALRYDNWKVHFAQQRKEGTLALWGEPFVATRIPWLYNLRTDPYERATITSNTYWDWYLDHAYLLLPAQGFVGQFLETFKEYPPRQEAASFTIDQVLEELVPPHS; encoded by the coding sequence ATGATGAAACCCATAGAATTTATAGAGGTTAGGCGATCGCTTAAACAGATTATAAAAAGTTTATGTGCGATCGCTTTAAGTCTCACTTTTTTGTTAGTTGATGGCTTATCCTTAAGTCAGACTGCCGTAGCGCAAGTTTACGAACCGGCACCGGCATTAGTTGAAAGCATGACCACCAGTAAACCCAATATTGTGGTTATCTGGGGGGATGATATCGGACAAAGTGACCTTAGCATTTATACTAGGGGCTTGATGGGATTTAAAACTCCCAATATTGACCGTGTTGCTGAAGAAGGAATGTTATTCACCGACTATTACGGTGAACAAAGCTGTACCGCCGGCCGTTCTGCTTTTATTACCGGACAAAGCGTCTTTCGCACGGGTTTAAGTAAAGTGGGAATGCCTGGGGCCGATATCGGTTTACAAGCCGAAGATCCCACCATTGCAGAGATGCTCAAGCCGTTAGGCTATGATACTGCACAGTTTGGCAAAAACCATTTAGGGGATAAAGACAAATTTTTACCCACCAATCATGGATTTGATGAGTTTTACGGCAACTTATACCATTTAAACGCAGAAGAAGAACCGGAACTCCCTGATTATCCCACTCCCGAAGATTTTCCTGAGTTTCGTAAAAGATACGGTCCCCGTGGTGTCATTCATAGTTTTGCTGATGGACGCATCGAAGACACTGGCCCATTGACCAAAAAACGCATGGAAACCATTGATGACGATATTGCGAACCGTTCTGTTGAATATATCAAAAAACACGCAACTGCTGCTGAACCCTTTTTCATGTGGACCAACTTTACCCATATGCACTTTCGCACCCATACCAAACCCGAAAGTTTAGGGCAAGCAGGAAGATGGCAGTCTCCTTATCATGACACCATGATCGATCATGATAAAAATGTCGGTCAAGTGTTAGACGCTTTAGATGAAGCGGGACTCACAGACAATACCATTGTTATCTATAGCACTGATAACGGCCCTCACATGAATACTTGGCCCGACGCTGCCATGACACCCTTCCGAGGAGAAAAAGACACCGGTTGGGAAGGGGCGTTTCGTGTTCCCTTTATGATACGTTGGCCGGGTCATATTGAGCCGGGAACGGTTTCCAATGACATTATTTCCCATCTAGACTGGATGCCCACCTTACTCGCTGCTGCTGGTGATCCTGATGTTAAGGAAAAATTACTCAAAGGCTACCGAGTGGGACGGAAAAATTATAAAGTACATCTCGACGGTTACAACTTTTTACCCTATATAACAGGAGAAACCGAAGAAAGTCCACGGGACGAGTATTTCTACTTTTCTGACGATGGTGACTTATTAGCCCTACGTTACGACAACTGGAAAGTTCATTTTGCTCAACAACGCAAAGAAGGAACGTTAGCCCTCTGGGGTGAACCGTTTGTGGCCACTCGTATTCCTTGGCTGTATAACCTACGCACTGACCCTTACGAACGAGCTACCATTACCTCTAATACCTATTGGGACTGGTATCTCGATCATGCTTATTTGTTATTACCGGCTCAAGGGTTTGTTGGTCAGTTCCTTGAAACCTTTAAGGAGTATCCACCCCGTCAAGAAGCAGCTAGTTTTACCATCGATCAAGTATTAGAAGAGTTAGTACCCCCTCATAGCTAA
- a CDS encoding YqhA family protein: MSTSEPDKNNLLLKIIIWSRFSSVLAIASSLVSTLFMFGLGTVDTIKVFWRVAIGNEVSRGQVESSVIVIVDLLEALDDFLVALALLYFAWGIYSLFIGSKDDLVNYPSWLRINSITNLKKTLLEILVVLLTVVFIKGILEYETIQTLTWNILVIPVSIIAIALSIRLILTENE; this comes from the coding sequence ATGTCAACATCAGAACCAGACAAAAACAATCTTCTTCTAAAAATAATTATTTGGAGCCGTTTTAGTAGTGTTTTAGCGATTGCTTCGTCCCTAGTTAGTACCCTGTTTATGTTTGGTTTGGGAACGGTTGATACTATCAAAGTATTTTGGAGAGTCGCTATAGGAAATGAAGTTTCAAGAGGGCAAGTAGAATCAAGTGTGATTGTAATTGTAGATTTATTAGAAGCATTAGATGATTTCTTAGTGGCTCTGGCTTTATTATATTTTGCTTGGGGAATTTATTCTTTATTTATTGGCTCTAAAGATGATTTAGTCAATTATCCTAGTTGGTTGCGTATTAATAGTATTACTAACCTAAAAAAGACCTTATTGGAAATCTTAGTCGTACTATTAACTGTTGTTTTTATTAAGGGCATTTTAGAATATGAAACCATTCAGACCCTAACTTGGAATATTTTAGTAATTCCTGTTTCAATTATTGCCATTGCTTTAAGCATTCGTTTGATTTTAACTGAGAATGAATAG
- a CDS encoding SDR family oxidoreductase: MSIKKVLVTGATGRTGSLVVKKLHQLSDQFEVFGFARNEEKTKELFGSDDGFSIGNINDKSTLKSALEGCDSLVILTSAVPKMKAPPKEGERPVFEFEPGGTPEEVDWIGQKNQIDMAQELGINHIVLVGSMGGTNPNHPLNKIGNGNILIWKRKAEQYLINSGINYTIIRAGGLLNEPGGKRELLVGKNDTLLENPPNGIPTSIPREDVAELVVQALIEPEAKNKAFDVISKPEDDASAVVTQDFSALFEQTTPGL; the protein is encoded by the coding sequence ATGTCAATCAAAAAGGTTCTGGTTACAGGAGCAACTGGAAGAACAGGCTCACTGGTTGTTAAGAAACTTCATCAATTATCTGACCAATTTGAAGTATTTGGTTTTGCAAGAAATGAAGAAAAAACAAAAGAATTATTCGGCTCTGATGACGGTTTTTCTATTGGGAATATTAATGATAAATCAACGTTAAAATCTGCTTTAGAAGGATGTGATAGTTTAGTAATACTTACCAGTGCTGTTCCTAAGATGAAAGCACCACCAAAAGAAGGAGAACGACCAGTATTTGAATTTGAGCCGGGCGGAACTCCCGAAGAAGTTGACTGGATAGGACAGAAAAATCAGATTGATATGGCTCAGGAATTGGGCATTAATCACATTGTTTTAGTGGGGTCAATGGGAGGCACAAACCCTAATCATCCCCTCAATAAAATAGGCAATGGAAATATTTTAATTTGGAAACGCAAAGCAGAGCAGTATTTAATTAATTCAGGGATTAATTACACCATTATTCGGGCTGGGGGTTTACTCAATGAACCAGGAGGAAAACGAGAGTTACTGGTAGGAAAAAATGATACGTTATTAGAAAATCCACCCAATGGTATTCCCACATCAATTCCTAGAGAAGATGTAGCAGAATTAGTGGTGCAAGCATTAATTGAACCTGAAGCTAAAAATAAAGCGTTTGATGTGATTAGTAAGCCTGAAGATGATGCTTCTGCTGTTGTTACTCAAGACTTTTCTGCTTTATTTGAGCAAACCACCCCTGGATTATAG
- a CDS encoding MgtC/SapB family protein has product MSEPSAFAPVNELTLVARLSLALFAGAVVGAEREAKNKSAGLRTHILVSFGAAVFVLIPIQLGAAQQNPDILGRAISGIIGGVSFIGAGTILRSSRVHGLTSAAAIWVSSGLGTAMGCGLWLLGLTGALVALIVLRILAKLE; this is encoded by the coding sequence TTGTCAGAACCCTCTGCTTTTGCCCCTGTTAATGAGTTAACTTTAGTTGCTCGCTTAAGTTTAGCCTTATTCGCCGGGGCTGTTGTTGGCGCAGAAAGAGAAGCCAAGAATAAATCTGCTGGTTTGCGGACTCATATTTTAGTCAGTTTTGGGGCTGCTGTGTTTGTTCTCATTCCTATTCAACTGGGTGCTGCTCAACAAAACCCAGATATTCTAGGACGGGCAATTTCGGGAATTATTGGAGGGGTCAGTTTCATCGGTGCAGGAACCATTTTACGGAGTTCTAGGGTTCACGGGTTGACTTCGGCAGCCGCTATTTGGGTTTCATCCGGTTTAGGAACGGCTATGGGTTGCGGTTTGTGGTTATTAGGGTTAACAGGGGCTTTAGTCGCACTAATTGTCCTGAGAATTTTAGCTAAATTAGAGTGA
- a CDS encoding mechanosensitive ion channel family protein, with protein MNHFLVTISHQLYWLAQSSLSDIQENSDNDIISEITINKVIQGLLIVVSAYSILKIVDKLIIWLSERIAKRWRLRVKQFLPFLRMFVLIVTAIILMNLFFHLSRENIIAVTGTVAVALGFAFKDYASSIIAGIVGLFESPYDVGDRVKIGEHYGEVISYGLRAIKLQTPDDNLVTIPHNKIWTEAVSNANTGALEAQVVTEFYFAHETDVNLVQKILYRVAHTSKYTALKLPILVIIEEKPWGTLFKLKCYPLDARDEFIYKTDLTTRAKQAFAKHKLTYPRIFEMENISLE; from the coding sequence ATGAATCATTTTTTAGTTACAATCAGTCATCAACTATATTGGTTAGCACAATCTTCTTTAAGTGATATTCAAGAAAACTCAGACAACGATATTATTTCCGAAATTACTATCAATAAAGTGATTCAGGGACTATTAATTGTAGTCAGTGCTTACTCTATTTTAAAAATTGTCGATAAACTCATTATTTGGTTATCAGAAAGAATTGCTAAACGATGGCGTTTAAGAGTCAAGCAATTTTTACCTTTCTTAAGAATGTTTGTCTTAATCGTAACTGCTATCATTTTAATGAATCTATTTTTTCACCTATCGAGAGAAAATATTATTGCTGTAACTGGTACGGTTGCGGTTGCATTAGGTTTTGCTTTTAAAGATTATGCGAGTTCTATTATTGCCGGCATTGTGGGTTTATTTGAATCTCCCTATGATGTAGGCGATCGGGTTAAAATAGGAGAACATTATGGTGAGGTAATTAGTTATGGTTTACGAGCCATTAAACTACAAACCCCCGATGATAATTTAGTGACCATTCCCCATAATAAAATCTGGACAGAAGCCGTGTCTAATGCGAATACAGGAGCCTTAGAAGCGCAAGTGGTGACAGAGTTTTATTTTGCTCACGAAACGGATGTTAATTTAGTGCAGAAAATCCTTTATCGGGTTGCTCATACTAGCAAATATACGGCTTTAAAATTACCTATTTTGGTGATTATAGAAGAAAAGCCTTGGGGAACTTTATTTAAGCTCAAATGCTATCCTTTAGACGCACGGGATGAATTTATTTACAAAACGGATTTAACCACCAGAGCTAAACAAGCCTTTGCTAAACATAAGTTAACCTATCCTCGTATTTTTGAGATGGAAAATATATCATTAGAATAG
- a CDS encoding MarR family transcriptional regulator — translation MLGKLQNWLIKQSSVLFSWKTEDSNSSQNRTPSPRELPAAIKQQIQEQIDNLDNNPTEEQAIIETLDNAFERWLNNPETEENSVVILSSPVTAISPVIADSIKKWSLQKQIAVKVLPFDARPPDMKSIIPIVKDFLQEQGQKTETKQDVSEVFVIPNLDFCFLRSVEGLNAIEYLQSLFCQHSQQRFWIIGANQVSWQYLDLVSNISAFCGEVFVLPEVPSDKLQTWLNPIIESFDIGLEKFKLEQQILEDTEESEQNDWQKYFEHLADISEGGSLVTAELFLNSIYQKTETDKEEQTEQQLLTNYPELSDLPFIDFPEQYILYSLLLHGSLTLSELAESLGDEKGEVTGKVQVLRRQGLIEQHHQMLTINPFHYPKLKQKLSSNNFIMSGE, via the coding sequence ATGCTCGGCAAACTACAAAATTGGCTTATTAAACAGTCAAGTGTTCTCTTTTCTTGGAAAACAGAAGACTCTAATAGTTCCCAAAACCGAACACCATCACCCCGTGAATTACCAGCAGCCATCAAACAACAGATACAAGAACAAATTGATAATTTAGATAATAATCCCACAGAAGAACAAGCCATTATAGAAACCCTAGATAATGCTTTTGAACGTTGGCTAAATAATCCAGAAACTGAGGAAAACTCAGTGGTTATCTTAAGTAGTCCTGTGACTGCTATTTCTCCTGTCATAGCGGATAGCATCAAAAAATGGTCACTACAAAAACAAATAGCCGTCAAGGTATTACCCTTTGATGCTAGACCACCTGATATGAAAAGTATTATTCCTATTGTAAAAGATTTTTTACAAGAACAGGGTCAAAAGACAGAAACTAAACAAGATGTTTCAGAAGTATTTGTTATTCCCAATCTTGATTTTTGTTTTCTTCGTTCTGTAGAAGGATTAAATGCCATTGAATATTTACAATCTTTGTTTTGTCAACATTCACAACAGCGTTTTTGGATCATTGGGGCTAATCAAGTTAGTTGGCAATACTTAGATTTAGTGAGTAATATTTCTGCTTTTTGTGGTGAAGTTTTTGTCTTACCCGAAGTGCCATCCGACAAGTTACAAACGTGGCTAAATCCTATTATCGAATCCTTTGATATTGGCTTAGAGAAATTTAAACTAGAACAACAAATTTTAGAAGATACAGAAGAAAGTGAGCAAAATGACTGGCAAAAATATTTTGAGCATTTAGCTGATATTTCTGAGGGAGGTAGTCTGGTGACAGCAGAACTTTTTCTGAATTCTATTTATCAGAAAACAGAAACAGACAAAGAGGAGCAAACTGAACAGCAATTATTGACAAACTATCCTGAATTATCTGACTTACCTTTTATTGATTTCCCTGAACAATATATTTTATATTCTTTACTATTACATGGCAGTTTAACCCTATCAGAATTAGCAGAAAGTTTAGGAGACGAAAAAGGAGAAGTCACTGGAAAAGTGCAAGTTTTACGCCGTCAAGGACTGATTGAACAACATCATCAAATGTTAACCATTAATCCTTTTCATTATCCAAAACTAAAACAAAAGTTATCAAGTAATAATTTTATTATGAGTGGAGAATAA